Proteins encoded in a region of the Sulfurimonas marina genome:
- a CDS encoding shikimate dehydrogenase: MQLFSIFGNPVSHSRSPLMHNTVFKNLNYKGCYTRTHLLEGSKLKETFFNLKLSGANVTVPHKEAAFEACDEVRGFAQKVGVVNTLINENGKLIGYNTDADGFMFSIEEFKDVKKVLIIGAGGTAKALSMKFLDEGLEVSVLNRSAGRLEFFQSIGCKVYSWDDFQISEFDLVVNTTSAGLSDENLPAPQEMIEDILSHTRYAADAIYGKLTPFLRLAQEKNIPFKDGADMLLGQGVLANELFTNYTLKKEDIKEQMQKSFLY, from the coding sequence ATGCAGCTTTTTTCTATATTCGGTAATCCGGTTTCCCACTCACGAAGCCCTTTAATGCACAACACTGTTTTTAAAAATTTAAACTACAAAGGGTGTTATACACGCACCCATCTGCTAGAGGGCAGTAAACTCAAAGAAACTTTTTTCAACCTAAAACTAAGCGGTGCCAATGTAACCGTGCCACATAAAGAAGCAGCGTTTGAAGCTTGTGATGAAGTAAGAGGCTTTGCACAAAAGGTGGGTGTTGTAAATACTTTGATCAATGAAAACGGCAAGCTGATCGGCTACAATACCGATGCTGATGGTTTTATGTTTAGCATTGAAGAGTTTAAAGATGTCAAAAAAGTACTTATTATCGGTGCAGGAGGTACTGCAAAAGCACTTAGTATGAAGTTTTTGGATGAAGGTTTAGAAGTGAGTGTTTTAAACCGTTCTGCAGGACGTCTTGAGTTCTTTCAATCTATCGGATGTAAAGTTTATAGCTGGGATGATTTTCAAATATCAGAGTTTGACCTCGTAGTAAACACTACAAGTGCAGGCTTATCAGATGAGAACCTTCCTGCTCCACAAGAGATGATCGAAGATATCCTTAGCCATACACGTTATGCAGCTGATGCTATCTACGGAAAACTAACACCTTTTTTACGATTAGCTCAAGAGAAAAACATCCCTTTTAAAGATGGTGCAGATATGCTTTTAGGACAAGGGGTGCTTGCTAATGAGCTCTTTACAAACTACACCCTCAAAAAAGAGGATATTAAAGAGCAGATGCAAAAAAGCTTTCTTTACTAG
- a CDS encoding phospholipase A: MKYLLALLLVCHTLLAEDKLKDEQWFSGSDLEAYKVNYICPLSYRDKSYTSFVKDTDYKHAEVEVQISIKYNVVNNIFGWGGKYYLSYSQHAFWQLYTTSKPFRENIYDPEIFARYDLKSLNVEHLERLQLGYEHQSNGNPDTTYTTVDGEAIGNISRGINTLYATVGLVHGNLHTDLKVWYPIFSLDDNPDIMDYIGYTGIGIKYFADDQVFSIDARGNLATKKGSVEAAYSYPVGRAVNLYFKAFSGYTETLIDYKNHVNKFSIGFSFSR; the protein is encoded by the coding sequence ATGAAATATTTGCTCGCTTTACTTCTTGTTTGTCATACTCTTTTAGCAGAAGATAAGCTAAAAGATGAACAATGGTTTAGCGGGTCTGATTTAGAAGCATACAAAGTGAACTATATTTGTCCTCTTTCTTACAGAGACAAGAGTTACACATCTTTTGTAAAAGATACAGATTATAAACATGCTGAGGTTGAAGTGCAGATCAGTATTAAATATAATGTTGTAAACAATATATTTGGTTGGGGCGGGAAATATTATCTCTCATATTCTCAACATGCATTTTGGCAGCTTTATACAACTTCAAAACCTTTTCGTGAAAACATATACGATCCGGAAATATTCGCACGTTATGATCTAAAGAGCTTAAATGTAGAGCATCTGGAGAGGTTACAACTCGGATATGAACATCAATCTAACGGAAATCCGGACACTACCTATACGACAGTAGACGGGGAAGCAATAGGTAATATTTCAAGAGGGATCAATACTCTTTATGCAACTGTAGGCTTAGTACATGGAAATCTACACACAGATTTAAAAGTTTGGTATCCTATTTTTTCATTAGATGACAACCCTGATATTATGGATTATATTGGCTATACGGGAATAGGGATAAAGTATTTTGCAGATGATCAAGTCTTCTCAATAGATGCAAGAGGGAATTTAGCGACAAAAAAAGGCTCAGTTGAAGCAGCTTATTCATATCCTGTAGGACGGGCGGTGAATCTTTATTTTAAAGCTTTTAGCGGCTATACAGAGACTCTTATTGACTATAAAAATCATGTCAACAAGTTCTCTATAGGATTTAGTTTTTCAAGATAG
- a CDS encoding anthranilate synthase component I family protein, producing the protein MIHNKQFTLDQLAPIAVYSKIKEFFEGEITYLFESASQSEGNYSFICIGARERLQYIDNQTVYTDQNGTKHIKDENPFTFLKNYYKKIDTSVYKEMARELNIGYVDGFIGYIGYDMVKVFEPVLKPYMDNLDDELDTPDLDLILPKMILVYSHKNNKITLLSTLEEYANQFEAIEENLKATYDYKHPIYNIGEDKGSFAHTKEEFFEMIAKSKEMIKSGDVFQILMTNRFTRNIKVDPFSFYRILRAKNPSPYMFLMEYEDFSIVGSSPEVMVRLDEGELLLRPIAGTRKRGKTKERDKELEEELLADPKELAEHLMLIDLGRNDVGRVAKTGSVKVENMMHIERYSHVMHIVSDVVAELQEDKDMFDLFMATFTAGTMTGAPKIRAMELIAEYEGLKRGFYSGSIGYFGFDGNMDSAITIRTALVKPEKVVLQAGAGVVADSVDELEYLEVKNKLGALIHSLEDLDKN; encoded by the coding sequence TTGATACACAATAAACAATTTACATTAGATCAGCTAGCACCCATAGCTGTCTATTCAAAGATAAAAGAATTTTTTGAGGGTGAGATTACATATCTATTTGAAAGTGCCAGTCAAAGTGAAGGTAACTACAGCTTTATATGTATAGGTGCTAGAGAAAGATTACAGTATATCGATAATCAAACTGTTTATACTGATCAAAACGGTACTAAACATATAAAAGATGAAAATCCGTTTACATTTTTAAAAAACTATTATAAAAAAATAGACACTTCTGTTTATAAAGAGATGGCAAGAGAACTTAACATCGGTTATGTTGACGGCTTTATTGGTTATATCGGTTACGATATGGTGAAAGTGTTTGAACCTGTGTTAAAGCCTTATATGGACAACTTAGATGATGAATTAGATACTCCCGATCTTGATCTGATTTTACCGAAAATGATACTTGTTTATTCTCACAAAAATAACAAGATTACACTTCTTTCTACTTTAGAGGAGTATGCAAACCAATTTGAAGCAATTGAAGAAAATCTCAAAGCAACGTATGATTATAAGCATCCTATTTATAATATCGGTGAGGATAAAGGAAGCTTTGCACATACAAAAGAAGAGTTCTTTGAGATGATCGCAAAATCAAAAGAGATGATTAAATCTGGTGATGTGTTTCAGATCCTTATGACAAACCGTTTTACAAGAAACATAAAAGTTGATCCGTTTAGTTTCTACCGTATTTTACGTGCAAAAAATCCATCTCCATATATGTTTTTAATGGAGTACGAAGATTTTAGTATTGTAGGTTCTTCACCAGAAGTTATGGTAAGACTTGATGAAGGTGAATTATTACTCCGCCCTATTGCAGGTACAAGAAAACGCGGTAAGACTAAAGAGCGTGACAAAGAGCTTGAAGAGGAGCTCTTAGCTGACCCTAAAGAGCTTGCTGAACACCTTATGCTTATTGATCTCGGACGTAATGACGTTGGTCGTGTTGCAAAAACCGGAAGCGTAAAAGTTGAAAACATGATGCATATAGAACGCTATTCTCATGTTATGCATATTGTTTCTGATGTTGTAGCCGAGCTTCAAGAAGATAAAGATATGTTTGATCTTTTTATGGCTACATTTACAGCTGGAACAATGACGGGAGCTCCAAAAATTCGCGCAATGGAGCTAATTGCCGAGTATGAAGGGCTTAAACGCGGTTTTTACAGCGGTAGCATTGGATACTTTGGATTTGACGGTAATATGGATAGTGCTATTACAATCAGAACTGCCCTTGTAAAACCTGAAAAAGTTGTACTACAAGCTGGTGCAGGTGTTGTTGCTGATAGTGTTGATGAGTTAGAATATCTTGAAGTAAAAAATAAACTCGGAGCACTTATCCACTCTTTAGAGGACTTAGATAAAAACTAA
- a CDS encoding serine hydroxymethyltransferase, with protein MSFLKEFDEEVYNLCEQELERQTDHLEMIASENFTLPAVMEAMGSVFTNKYAEGYPAKRYYGGCEYADGVEQLAIDRACKLFGCNYANVQPHAGSQANGAVYAALLKAGDKILGMDLSHGGHLTHGSKPSFSGKNYQSFTYGVELDGRINYDRVMDIAKITQPKIIVCGASAYAREIDFKKFREIADEVGAILFADIAHIAGLVAAGEHPSPFPYADVVTTTTHKTLAGPRGGMIMTNDEDIAKKVNSAIFPGLQGGPLVHVIAAKAVGFKHNLSDEWKEYAKQVKKNAAVLADVLIKRGYDVVSGGTDNHLVLVSFLNKDFSGKDADAALGNAGITVNKNTVPGETRSPFVTSGIRVGSPALTSRGMKEKEFELIANKMADVLDDINNTELQAQVKAELKELAQNFVIYNQSTY; from the coding sequence ATGAGCTTTTTAAAAGAGTTTGATGAAGAAGTATATAACTTATGTGAGCAAGAGCTTGAAAGACAAACTGATCACTTAGAGATGATCGCATCTGAAAACTTTACACTTCCGGCTGTTATGGAAGCTATGGGAAGCGTTTTTACAAACAAATATGCTGAAGGATATCCGGCAAAAAGATATTACGGCGGATGTGAATATGCTGACGGTGTTGAGCAATTAGCGATCGACAGAGCTTGTAAACTTTTCGGTTGTAACTATGCAAACGTACAACCACACGCAGGAAGCCAGGCAAACGGTGCAGTATATGCAGCACTTTTAAAAGCTGGTGATAAAATCCTTGGTATGGACCTTAGCCACGGTGGACACTTAACTCACGGTTCAAAACCAAGCTTTTCTGGGAAAAACTACCAATCTTTCACTTATGGTGTAGAACTTGACGGTAGAATCAACTACGACAGAGTTATGGATATCGCTAAAATTACTCAGCCTAAGATCATCGTATGTGGTGCGTCTGCTTACGCTCGTGAAATCGACTTTAAAAAATTCCGTGAAATCGCTGATGAAGTTGGTGCTATTCTTTTCGCTGACATTGCACACATCGCAGGTCTTGTAGCTGCTGGTGAGCACCCTAGCCCATTCCCATATGCAGATGTTGTAACAACAACTACTCATAAAACTCTTGCAGGACCACGTGGTGGTATGATCATGACAAATGATGAAGATATTGCTAAGAAAGTTAACTCTGCAATCTTCCCGGGTCTTCAAGGTGGACCGCTTGTTCATGTTATCGCTGCTAAAGCTGTTGGTTTCAAACACAATCTTTCTGATGAATGGAAAGAATACGCTAAACAAGTGAAGAAAAATGCTGCTGTACTTGCAGATGTTCTAATCAAACGTGGATACGACGTAGTAAGTGGCGGAACTGACAACCACTTAGTACTTGTAAGCTTCTTAAACAAAGACTTCAGCGGTAAAGATGCAGATGCTGCACTTGGTAATGCCGGTATTACAGTAAACAAAAACACTGTTCCTGGTGAAACAAGAAGTCCATTCGTTACTTCAGGTATCCGTGTAGGTTCACCTGCTCTTACATCTCGTGGTATGAAAGAGAAAGAGTTCGAACTAATTGCAAATAAAATGGCTGATGTTTTAGATGATATTAACAACACTGAACTTCAAGCACAAGTAAAAGCAGAGTTAAAAGAATTAGCACAAAACTTCGTAATATATAACCAGTCAACGTACTAG
- the recR gene encoding recombination mediator RecR, with product MNSSLDKFNRLVDALQELPTIGKKSATRLAYFMIMNDTYAGMKIAHAIEDALGSLKKCRVCGGMSEDEICHICSDENRDTTLLCMVENAKDILLLEENGLFEGKYFVLESLEELSVSHLEDIVKNGVEEILFALTPSIANDAVILYIEDKLSQYNVHFSRIAQGVPTGVSLENIDLLSLTRALEDRVRV from the coding sequence ATGAATAGTTCATTAGATAAATTTAACCGCTTAGTTGATGCTCTACAGGAGTTACCTACTATTGGAAAAAAGTCAGCAACACGACTTGCATATTTTATGATTATGAACGATACATATGCCGGGATGAAGATAGCCCATGCAATCGAAGACGCTTTGGGGTCTTTGAAGAAATGTAGAGTTTGCGGCGGTATGAGTGAAGATGAGATCTGTCATATCTGCTCAGACGAAAACCGTGACACTACTTTACTTTGTATGGTTGAAAATGCAAAAGATATTTTATTGTTGGAAGAGAACGGTCTGTTTGAAGGGAAATACTTTGTATTGGAGAGTTTAGAAGAGTTAAGTGTCTCTCATCTTGAAGATATAGTAAAAAATGGGGTAGAGGAGATCTTGTTTGCCCTTACACCTTCTATTGCCAATGATGCAGTGATCTTATATATTGAAGACAAACTCAGTCAATATAATGTTCATTTTTCCAGAATTGCACAAGGTGTTCCAACTGGAGTAAGTTTAGAAAATATCGATCTTCTATCTTTAACAAGAGCCTTGGAAGACAGGGTAAGGGTGTAA
- a CDS encoding SPOR domain-containing protein, which translates to MNENNELSDIVLNKNSSSGSSKKMVLAIATLGIILIAVVTIMKSCGSDNINGAPQSVIPPKPQQNIVEQDTESISEQTTKNDEPLFEEVEVIEDDSVDDADLDKIAQKLKEESKEEVVQPQPKPVEEPKVTKTVVKPTPKPVTQKAVSTTSYYIQVGSFTKFEPNQKFLQSITKLGYQYMYHKVRVNNKTLNKVLVGPFSTEQEARDARRVLRSKVEPGAFLVKLK; encoded by the coding sequence ATGAATGAAAACAATGAACTAAGTGATATCGTTTTAAATAAGAACTCATCTTCAGGTTCTAGTAAAAAAATGGTGTTGGCTATTGCAACACTAGGTATTATACTTATTGCTGTTGTAACAATTATGAAATCATGCGGTTCAGATAACATCAACGGTGCACCTCAGAGTGTTATACCACCCAAACCACAACAAAATATTGTTGAACAAGATACAGAAAGTATTTCTGAACAAACGACTAAAAATGATGAACCTCTTTTTGAAGAAGTTGAAGTTATTGAAGATGATAGTGTAGATGATGCAGATCTAGATAAAATCGCACAGAAGTTAAAAGAGGAATCTAAAGAAGAAGTTGTACAGCCTCAACCAAAACCTGTTGAAGAGCCTAAAGTGACAAAAACTGTAGTAAAACCTACTCCAAAACCTGTTACACAAAAAGCTGTAAGTACAACATCATATTATATTCAAGTTGGTTCATTTACAAAATTTGAACCAAATCAGAAATTTTTACAATCTATTACAAAACTTGGTTACCAATATATGTACCATAAGGTAAGAGTAAATAACAAAACTCTAAACAAAGTTCTAGTTGGACCTTTTTCAACAGAACAAGAAGCTAGAGATGCTAGACGTGTACTACGTTCAAAAGTTGAACCAGGTGCATTTTTAGTTAAATTAAAATAA
- a CDS encoding DUF1882 domain-containing protein translates to MTAMDLKLIKMVTDHYWIKRDTVVDKINFKGRTFYNKFEKVNEMLSQSVINKHLKGEITVAHSLVNKHNKVENIVIDYNGRDPERFYHKTQLLLREEGFINFTAYKTKTEGHLHVYIHKGHTTLQEAIQLGKMLSMKLAAKQPKQWRMFPNNDMPDEYNILTLPYEVYAKERGASWSKHM, encoded by the coding sequence ATGACTGCAATGGATCTCAAGCTTATAAAAATGGTAACAGACCACTACTGGATCAAAAGAGATACAGTAGTGGATAAAATCAACTTTAAAGGTCGTACTTTTTACAACAAATTTGAAAAAGTAAATGAGATGCTCTCTCAATCAGTGATCAATAAACACCTAAAAGGTGAAATTACAGTTGCCCACTCACTTGTAAACAAACACAATAAAGTGGAAAACATAGTAATTGATTACAACGGCAGAGATCCGGAGCGCTTTTACCACAAAACACAACTTCTTCTTCGTGAAGAAGGCTTCATAAACTTCACTGCATACAAAACAAAGACAGAAGGTCATCTTCATGTTTATATCCATAAAGGACATACTACTTTACAAGAGGCTATTCAACTTGGAAAAATGTTAAGTATGAAGTTAGCTGCAAAACAACCAAAACAATGGCGTATGTTTCCAAACAATGATATGCCCGATGAATACAACATTTTAACTTTACCATATGAAGTATATGCAAAAGAGCGTGGTGCTTCTTGGTCAAAGCATATGTAG